In Streptomyces sp. SLBN-118, the following are encoded in one genomic region:
- a CDS encoding ATP-binding protein, giving the protein MEIRGSVPARPLAYEGVWRFTAPAVDVSVPQARHAVRDLLNRQGVPVQDDLVQGLLLIVSELVTNAVRHAALLSPQVAVEVAIGAEWIRVSVEDNHPYRPKALETDYAQTGGRGLLLVREITREAGGSCDVEHTASGGKIIWAALPLRPSGSVAF; this is encoded by the coding sequence ATGGAGATCCGCGGGAGCGTCCCGGCCCGGCCCCTCGCCTACGAGGGCGTCTGGCGATTCACCGCTCCAGCGGTCGATGTGTCCGTACCCCAGGCCCGGCACGCCGTTCGGGATCTGCTCAATCGTCAGGGCGTCCCCGTTCAGGACGACCTCGTCCAGGGACTGCTGCTGATCGTCTCCGAGCTGGTCACCAATGCCGTACGGCACGCGGCCCTGCTCTCGCCCCAGGTCGCCGTCGAGGTCGCCATCGGTGCCGAGTGGATCCGGGTGTCCGTGGAGGACAACCATCCCTACCGGCCCAAGGCACTGGAGACGGACTACGCGCAGACCGGCGGCCGCGGCCTGCTTCTCGTCCGCGAGATCACCCGGGAGGCCGGCGGATCCTGCGACGTCGAGCACACCGCGAGCGGTGGCAAGATCATCTGGGCTGCGCTGCCGCTGAGACCCAGCGGCTCCGTGGCCTTCTGA